In Brettanomyces bruxellensis chromosome 8, complete sequence, a genomic segment contains:
- the PGI1 gene encoding glucose-6-phosphate isomerase (BUSCO:EOG09261RWJ), with protein MTSPVNLAAWKKLQELYDTYGKSYSVKDAFTKDPERFTKYSRTFDNYDGSKILFDYSKNLIDDKILAALFDLAREAKVEQLRDDMFAGKHINTTEDRAVYHVALRNRSMTPMYVDGVNVAPEVDAVLKHMKEFSEEVRSGAWKGYTGKEITDVVNIGIGGSDLGPVMVTEALKPYAHPRIKVHFVSNVDGTNIAEVLKQCNAETTLFLIASKTFTTLETCANANSAKNWFLEHAKERKYIAKHFVALSTNATEVEKFGIDLKNMFGFESWVGGRYSVWSAIGLSVCLYVGYDNFEKFLKGAEAVDKHFKNTPLEKNIPFLGGLLTIWYNNFHKAQTKLVTPFDQYMHRFPAYLQQLSMESNGKSVTKDNKFVNYQTGVVLFGEPTTNAQHSFFQLVHQGTKLIPADFIIAAKSHNPIENNKHQKMLAANFFAQAESLMLGKTPEQVRAEGTNESLIPHKTFSGNRPTTSILCQKITPAALGALIAYYEMVTFVEGAIWGINSFDQWGVELGKKLAKVILAELKDNSKVSTHDVSTRSLINQFKEWE; from the coding sequence ATGACTTCACCAGTTAACCTAGCAGCCTGGAAAAAGCTTCAGGAGCTTTATGACACTTACGGAAAATCGTACTCCGTCAAGGATGCCTTCACCAAGGACCCAGAGAGATTCACCAAGTACTCTCGTACCTTCGACAACTATGATGGCTCGAAGATCCTGTTCGACTACTCGAAGAATCTCATTGATGACAAGATCTTGGCAGCATTGTTCGACCTAGCTCGTGAGGCTAAAGTTGAGCAGTTGAGAGATGACATGTTTGCTGGTAAGCACATCAACACGACCGAGGACAGAGCCGTGTACCATGTTGCACTCAGAAACAGATCCATGACCCCAATGTACGTTGATGGTGTTAATGTTGCACCAGAGGTTGATGCAGTGTTGAAGCACATGAAGGAGTTTTCCGAGGAGGTGAGATCTGGAGCCTGGAAAGGTTACACTGGCAAGGAGATCACAGATGTTGTGAACATCGGTATCGGTGGTTCGGATCTCGGACCAGTCATGGTCACGGAGGCTTTGAAGCCATATGCCCACCCAAGAATCAAGGTTCACTTTGTTTCCAACGTGGATGGTACCAACATTGCCGAGGTGTTGAAGCAGTGCAATGCAGAAACAACCCTGTTCCTCATTGCTTCCAAGACTTTCACCACTTTGGAGACGTGCGCCAACGCCAACAGTGCCAAGAACTGGTTCTTGGAGCATGCCAAGGAGAGAAAGTACATTGCCAAGCATTTCGTCGCTTTGAGTACCAATGCCACCGAGGTGGAGAAGTTTGGAATTGATCTCAAGAACATGTTCGGCTTCGAGAGCTGGGTTGGAGGAAGATACTCTGTCTGGTCGGCTATTGGATTGTCCGTGTGCCTATACGTCGGCTATGATAACTTCGAGAAGTTCTTGAAAGGTGCCGAGGCCGTTGACAAGCACTTCAAGAACACTCCACTCGAGAAGAACATTCCATTCCTCGGAGGTTTGCTCACCATCTGGTACAACAACTTCCACAAGGCCCAGACCAAGCTTGTGACACCTTTTGACCAGTACATGCACAGATTCCCAGCTTACTTGCAGCAGCTTTCCATGGAATCCAACGGTAAGTCGGTTACCAAGGACAACAAGTTCGTCAACTACCAAACCGGTGTTGTTCTCTTCGGTGAGCCAACCACCAACGCTCAGCACTCCTTCTTCCAGTTGGTCCACCAGGGTACCAAGTTGATTCCTGCAGACTTCATCATTGCTGCCAAGTCTCACAACCCTATCGAGAACAACAAGCACCAGAAGATGTTGGCTGCCAACTTCTTCGCCCAGGCCGAGTCCTTGATGCTTGGAAAGACTCCTGAACAAGTTCGTGCCGAGGGAACCAATGAATCCTTGATTCCTCACAAGACTTTCTCTGGTAACAGACCAACAACCTCCATTTTGTGCCAGAAGATCACCCCTGCAGCTTTGGGTGCTTTGATCGCATACTATGAGATGGTTACCTTCGTTGAAGGTGCTATCTGGGGCATCAACTCTTTTGACCAGTGGGGTGTCGAGTTGGGTAAGAAGTTGGCAAAGGTTATCTTGGCTGAGTTGAAGGACAACTCCAAGGTTTCCACCCATGATGTTTCTACCAGAAGCTTGATCAACCAGTTCAAGGAATGGGAGTAA
- a CDS encoding uncharacterized protein (BUSCO:EOG09264V30): MTTAERISDPRTPLGSIQKDLADIIETLVHLGVQIHDFQGTETAKLGLANNLNKIIDQLRGISDRKDLHNVQIPLDIVNYVEDGRNPDIYTKEFVEVVRKLNQYLNGKSLAFQNFRDTLGASIKREFPELSSQVDDIKERTNL; this comes from the coding sequence atgactACGGCAGAGAGGATTTCAGACCCAAGGACTCCGTTAGGATCCATACAGAAAGATCTTGCTGATATTATAGAAACGTTAGTTCATCTTGGAGTTCAGATTCATGATTTTCAAGGTACAGAAACTGCCAAGTTGGGTCTCGCCAACAATTTAAATAAGATTATTGATCAATTACGAGGTATAAGTGATAGAAAGGATTTACATAACGTGCAAATACCGTTGGATATAGTGAATTACGTCGAGGATGGACGCAATCcagatatatatactaAGGAGTTTGTCGAAGTTGTTCGCAAGCTTAATCAATACCTAAACGGCAAGTCACTGGCTTTCCAAAACTTTAGAGATACACTGGGGGCCTCGATAAAGCGTGAATTCCCTGAGCTCTCGTCCCAAGTTGATGATATCAAAGAAAGGACAAACCTATGA
- a CDS encoding uncharacterized protein (BUSCO:EOG09264FVQ), whose translation MTEIQQEKKARREQLNITKVQLDQWNKALGDLKPAKIVEWAILTFPHLFQTTAFGLSGLCILDMISKMDLPKSLNSNTGKLPIELVFIDTLYHFPQTLDLVDRVKEKYPSFALHVYKPDGCSSEKEFRERYGDELWKKDQLKYDFLTKVEPLERAYNELNIMAVFTGRRRSQGAARSSLPVVDIDETLGVIKINPLVNWSFDDVRSYIKSNGVPRNELLDLGYKSVGDWHSTVPVKDGEDERSGRWKGQVKTECGIHQTSKYKQFLENAAKKGNEKRV comes from the coding sequence ATGACAGAAAtacagcaagaaaaaaaggcaagGAGAGAGCAGTTGAACATCACCAAGGTGCAACTAGATCAATGGAATAAAGCTCTAGGGGACCTGAAGCCAGCAAAGATTGTAGAATGGGCAATTCTGACCTTTCCGCATCTTTTCCAAACGACTGCTTTTGGACTTAGTGGGTTGTGCATTTTGGATATGATAAGCAAGATGGACTTACCAAAAAGCCTAAACAGCAACACGGGCAAGCTTCCCATTGAGCTTGTCTTTATAGATACACTATATCATTTTCCGCAGACGTTGGATCTTGTTGATCGTGTGAAAGAGAAGTATCCATCTTTTGCATTACATGTTTACAAGCCAGACGGATGTTCGAGTGAAAAAGAGTTCCGTGAGAGGTACGGCGACGAATTGTGGAAAAAAGACCAGTTGAAGTACGATTTTTTGACCAAGGTCGAGCCACTTGAACGAGCATACAACGAGTTGAACATTATGGCTGTGTTTACAGGCAGAAGACGGTCACAAGGAGCAGCAAGATCAAGTCTGCCTGTTGTGGATATTGACGAGACTCTGGGTGTGATCAAGATCAATCCCCTCGTTAACTGGAGCTTTGACGATGTTCGGAGCTACATCAAGTCAAACGGAGTGCCTAGAAACGAGCTTCTAGACTTGGGATACAAATCAGTTGGAGACTGGCACTCAACAGTTCCAGTTAAggatggagaagatgaaaggAGCGGTAGATGGAAGGGTCAAGTGAAGACAGAATGCGGAATTCACCAAACGTCGAAGTACAAGCAGTTTTTAGAGAATGCAGCCAAGAAGGGGAATGAGAAACGAGTCTGA
- a CDS encoding uncharacterized protein (MEROPS:MER0039482) produces MFPGNSRNTYSNQSSQYQRPSAPPPGYNQQYQRPSGSPPGYSQNYQRPAAPAPNSDSRKVYQNWNDSNSNTVGGITYQNPSTAPPMPSSSMMTYEMSGQTTQNFEYSQCDGVKKALIIGINYIGTSNALRGCINDAHNMYQFLVSKGYPEENIVMLTDDQSDYVRVPTRENMIRAMQWLVKDARSGDSLFFHYSGHGGQEDDLDGDEADGMDDCIYPVDFKQTGSLIDDVMHDIMVKPLPAGCRLTALFDSCHSGTALDLPFIYRAQDGGIKEYNIWKESGGDALNILMGYASRNPMEMFSGAKNIYKRFTTNSSSNRDEIVRKKMSAADVIMFSGCKDSQTSADAQEAGNFTGALSWAFIKVISQNPVQSYLTMLQNLRTVLATKYTQKPQLSSSHQIDPNLRFII; encoded by the coding sequence ATGTTTCCAGGTAATTCACGAAACACATACTCGAACCAAAGCAGCCAGTATCAGAGGCCAAGTGCACCTCCCCCAGGTTATAATCAGCAATACCAGCGGCCAAGTGGCTCTCCACCGGGCTACAGCCAGAATTACCAAAGGCCTGCTGCCCCTGCACCAAATTCAGATTCGAGAAAAGTGTACCAGAACTGGAATGACTCGAATTCCAACACGGTTGGCGGTATCACGTACCAAAATCCATCTACAGCACCTCCTATGCCATCGAGTTCGATGATGACGTACGAGATGTCTGGGCAGACGACTCAGAACTTTGAGTATTCGCAGTGTGACGGTGTTAAAAAGGCCTTGATTATTGGCATCAACTACATTGGCACATCAAACGCACTCCGGGGCTGTATTAACGATGCACACAACATGTACCAGTTCTTGGTGTCCAAGGGGTACCCGGAGGAGAATATTGTGATGCTTACGGATGACCAGAGTGATTATGTGAGGGTTCCAACGAGGGAAAACATGATTCGTGCAATGCAATGGCTTGTCAAGGATGCCAGGTCCGGAGACTcgcttttcttccattatTCCGGCCACGGAGGGCAGGAGGATGACCTAGATGGCGATGAGGCCGATGGAATGGACGATTGCATCTATCCTGTTGATTTTAAGCAGACGGGATCGCTTATTGACGACGTGATGCACGATATTATGGTCAAACCGCTTCCTGCTGGTTGCAGATTGACGGCACTTTTCGATTCCTGCCACAGTGGAACGGCCTTGGACTTGCCCTTCATCTACAGGGCTCAGGATGGTGGAATTAAGGAGTACAACATATGGAAAGAGAGTGGTGGAGATGCGCTGAATATCCTTATGGGTTATGCATCGAGAAACCCAATGGAGATGTTCAGCGGTGCCAAGAACATCTACAAGCGGTTTACTACAAACAGTTCATCCAACAGAGACGAGATTGTCCGTAAGAAGATGTCTGCTGCAGATGTGATCATGTTTTCTGGTTGCAAGGACTCACAGACTTCGGCCGATGCTCAGGAGGCAGGAAATTTCACCGGTGCTTTGAGCTGGGCGTTTATCAAGGTTATTTCGCAAAATCCTGTCCAGAGTTACCTCACCATGTTGCAGAATTTGCGTACAGTGTTGGCCACCAAGTACACGCAGAAGCCGCAGCTCTCATCCTCACACCAGATCGACCCCAACCTCAGGTTTATTATATGA
- a CDS encoding uncharacterized protein (BUSCO:EOG09263GIG) encodes MNRDNFDLSVYLVTDSTMIPEGSTFMDQVKKAIDNGATCVQLREKKIETKDFIERARAVKKLTDAAKIPLIINDRLDVALAVGASLHIGQDDMDAKEARKLLGEDKIIGVSVSTPEETKKAIADGADYVGIGLCFSTQTKVTHKIPCGPRGAQRILRAICECESDLKTCLIGGINQSNVSRVRYQSGIPDRKLDGVAVVSCIMAQEDAAKATIELAGGWNDTPAWCQSIRRLDLDQKALVARVREKHPIIHHITNNVVKNFSANVTLAVGGSPIMSESSPEFDELASFDGGLVLNAGEATPENFSMFIDAARAYNKNNKPIVYDPVGCPASAYRANFTRSMLVEGYFTVIKGNQDEIMTAAGMSLGVSGGCDSVSNAETKTVLGIAQKFALSTRSVVVVTGKTDIIADGIFDGQTDLVDCDVSKQRVALIDGGSPMMGSITGTGCSLGSVICSFVAANREDPFKATVAACRFYKDAGSVAAELAQHKGPGTFQYLFLDALYQSSIGSDLVSEF; translated from the coding sequence atgaacaGAGACAATTTCGACTTGTCGGTGTACCTAGTGACGGATTCCACAATGATTCCTGAAGGTTCGACATTTATGGACcaggtgaaaaaagcaattgATAATGGTGCAACGTGCGTGCAATTGCGGGAGAAAAAGATTGAAACCAAGGACTTTATCGAGAGGGCAAGGGCAGTGAAGAAGTTAACGGATGCTGCGAAGATTCCTTTGATCATCAATGATCGATTAGATGTAGCATTGGCAGTTGGTGCCAGTCTCCACATAGGGCAAGACGATATGGACGCAAAGGAGGCAAGAAAGCTACTGGGAGAGGACAAAATCATCGGTGTGTCAGTTTCGACACCCGAGGAGACCAAGAAGGCGATTGCAGACGGTGCCGACTACGTTGGAATTGGACTATGCTTCAGCACACAAACCAAAGTGACACACAAGATTCCATGTGGTCCAAGAGGTGCCCAGCGGATACTCCGGGCGATATGCGAGTGCGAGTCTGATCTGAAGACATGCTTGATTGGTGGAATCAACCAGTCCAACGTGTCGAGGGTCCGGTACCAGTCCGGAATCCCAGATCGCAAATTAGACGGTGTAGCAGTTGTTTCGTGCATTATGGCCCAGGAGGACGCAGCGAAAGCCACAATAGAGTTGGCCGGTGGCTGGAACGACACCCCAGCGTGGTGCCAGTCGATCCGGCGGCTTGATTTGGACCAGAAGGCACTTGTTGCTCGAGTCAGAGAGAAACACCCGATCATCCACCACATAACAAACAACGTGGTGAAAAACTTCAGTGCCAACGTCACTCTTGCTGTCGGGGGCTCTCCAATTATGAGCGAGAGCAGCCCTGAGTTCGACGAGCTTGCGTCGTTCGACGGTGGCCTTGTTCTAAATGCAGGCGAGGCAACACCCGAAAACTTCAGCATGTTTATCGATGCGGCCCGGGCCTACAACAAGAACAACAAGCCGATCGTCTACGACCCGGTCGGATGCCCGGCATCTGCTTACAGGGCAAACTTCACGCGGTCGATGCTTGTTGAGGGCTACTTTACCGTGATCAAGGGGAACCAGGATGAGATCATGACTGCTGCTGGAATGAGCCTCGGTGTCTCCGGTGGTTGCGACAGTGTCAGCAATGCGGAAACCAAAACTGTCCTTGGTATCGCCCAGAAGTTTGCACTTTCGACCCGGTCGGTTGTGGTCGTGACGGGGAAAACAGACATCATCGCAGACGGGATTTTCGACGGCCAGACGGATCTAGTTGACTGCGATGTGTCGAAGCAGAGAGTCGCTCTGATTGACGGTGGAAGTCCAATGATGGGATCCATAACGGGAACAGGTTGTTCTCTCGGCTCTGTTATCTGTTCGTTTGTGGCAGCCAATCGTGAAGATCCTTTCAAGGCTACTGTGGCAGCCTGTCGGTTTTACAAGGATGCTGGATCTGTTGCTGCCGAGCTTGCTCAGCATAAGGGGCCGGGCACTTTCCAGTATTTGTTCCTGGATGCTTTGTACCAGTCGTCGATTGGCTCTGACTTGGTGTCTGAGTTTTAG
- a CDS encoding uncharacterized protein (BUSCO:EOG09261PNZ), with the protein MSLDGKETSETIQNPFESVAVFDQSHPESSTVNSSADVNKQQNSKQELTNDNLSPASNETDELVTSKMVRNAGIKTLFPEDVDELGSSTGENHADVSDSNIGDTNKNKSPLKSNDKDQNASPGNQDKFAERSKEPIESIALDPPSISNLDVDQGAKVGNSSNSSAESGNTNRTTDHSDNKASDTSDSEHVIHTVVDSPLTEHEGSNTFVSYRIQVKTDSKLFPKKTFQVRRRYSDFYFLYQCLVNDFPTLLVPPLPDKKRMEYIKGGRFSEEFTSKRAVSLSIFLHRVCSHPIMKTSDVLRVFLADTVHWNAYRANLKVSAVGSLDTSNSASQNFETVTEFIMNSFKKPTLENVNKKEFVEIENRITHLQQNLRQINNIYSRVLERQNSISEDMVKFGSEFGKLARVLGNDIDGTHQKVEDMDQETRQCDIQLKRFASSLTKTSEDLQNLNRGIDNRYITSLVDLEHYIMELKKLIKVKNDKAIDYEMLAHYLEKAKAEKQNLVNGGSLTSTTEGTITFLTKKFESLAGISGSRAGNMTNERIQKLDKRIEMLEREKVNAEKVYKRYEEDILTESEFFTKMKNEEVASSLSDLEKLYLQFYTNAQRSMKELDEDFAKDGKDLFPDKLSADGEFFSKSQVAQNEGRISADIQKIKNLGDSEEHESND; encoded by the coding sequence ATGAGTCTCgatggaaaagaaacaagCGAAACAATTCAAAATCCATTTGAAAGTGTCGCTGTTTTTGATCAATCGCATCCAGAAAGTTCAACTGTGAACTCTTCTGCTGATGTCAATAAACAGCAGAACAGTAAGCAGGAATTGACTAATGATAATCTTAGTCCGGCATCAAATGAAACAGATGAGCTAGTAACTTCAAAAATGGTGAGGAATGCTGGTATAAAGACGCTTTTTCCAGAGGATGTGGATGAATTGGGCAGTTCAACAGGAGAAAATCATGCTGATGTGAGTGACTCTAATATCGGAGATAcgaataagaataagagtCCGTTAAAGAGCAATGATAAAGACCAAAATGCGTCACCAGGAAATCAGGACAAGTTTGCTGAGCGATCAAAGGAGCCAATTGAATCGATTGCATTGGACCCCCCTTCAATATCCAATTTAGATGTTGATCAGGGTGCTAAAGTCGGCAATTCTTCCAATTCATCAGCAGAATCCGGAAATACCAATAGAACAACTGATCATTCAGATAACAAGGCTTCTGATACATCAGACTCCGAACATGTGATTCACACAGTTGTTGACTCTCCTTTAACAGAACACGAGGGATCAAACACATTTGTTAGTTACCGCATTCAAGTTAAAACGGACAGtaaattatttccaaaGAAGACATTTCAGGTTCGAAGACGGTACTCGGACTTCTACTTTCTCTATCAATGTCTTGTGAACGACTTTCCAACACTTCTCGTCCCCCCTTTACCAGATAAGAAGAGAATGGAGTATATTAAAGGAGGCCGATTTTCTGAAGAGTTTACTTCCAAAAGAGCTGTTTCTCTATCTATATTCTTACACAGAGTATGCAGTCATCCAATCATGAAAACATCCGACGTTCTACGCGTTTTTCTTGCTGATACGGTTCACTGGAATGCGTATCGTGCAAACTTGAAAGTTTCAGCTGTTGGCAGTCTTGATACTTCAAACTCTGCATCTCAAAACTTTGAAACTGTCACGGAGTTCATAATGAATTCCTTCAAAAAGCCTACTTTGGAGAATGTGAACAAAAAGGAATTTGTCGAGATTGAAAACAGAATTACGCATTTGCAACAGAATTTGAGGCAGATAAACAATATCTATTCGAGGGTACTTGAGCGCCAGAATAGTATATCGGAGGATATGGTGAAGTTTGGCTCCGAATTTGGTAAACTTGCAAGGGTTTTGGGTAATGATATCGATGGTACTCATCAGAAAGTTGAGGATATGGATCAGGAAACTCGGCAATGTGATATTCAGTTAAAACGGTTCGCATCTTCTCTTACAAAAACATCGGAAGACCTGCAGAATTTGAATAGGGGAATCGACAATCGGTATATTACATCATTAGTTGATCTGGAGCACTATATAATGGAGCTGAAGAAGCTTATTAAGGTGAAAAACGATAAGGCAATCGACTATGAAATGCTTGCCCATTATCTTGAGAAGGCTAAAGCTGAGAAGCAAAATTTGGTCAATGGTGGCTCATTAACATCGACCACAGAGGGTACGATTACCTTTTTGACTAAAAAATTCGAGTCACTTGCTGGAATTTCCGGTTCAAGGGCAGGAAATATGACAAATGAACGAATACAGAAGCTCGACAAGCGTATTGAAATGctggaaagagaaaaagtgaatgcagaaaaagtgtataagagatatgaagAGGATATATTGACAGAGTCTGAGTTCtttacaaaaatgaagaatgaGGAAGTTGCATCCTCATTATCTGATCTTGAGAAGCTTTACTTGCAGTTTTATACAAATGCACAAAGGAGTATGAAAGAGTTGGATGAGGACTTTGccaaagatggaaaagatCTTTTCCCAGATAAGCTTTCAGCTGACGGTGaatttttctccaaaagCCAAGTTGCGCAAAACGAAGGAAGAATATCTGCtgatattcaaaaaataaagaatctAGGTGACTCGGAAGAACATGAATCGAATGATTAA